A single region of the Arthrobacter sp. PAMC25564 genome encodes:
- a CDS encoding heavy metal translocating P-type ATPase, translated as MDKEQLLDQPQGRVLELDIEGMTCASCVSRVERKLGKLDGVEATVNLPLESAHVTVPAGVTDEQITATVAAAGYKATVRAPLYTGPVPATAEIPAGGPAKHPGGSARHPASRLRSRLILAAVLTVPVVLISMFQAFQFPNWGWFVGALALPVVTWSAWPFHRAAAVNARHLASTMDTLVSIGVTAAYVFSAWQLLADPLLTAHPDMTGMTGMEGMESASGGLYFETAAVVTTFLLLGRHLEANAKLKAGDALKALLNLGAKDATILRDGQEYKVPADRLDVGDVIVVRPGEKIATDGVVIDGSSAVDASLVTGESVPVEVGPDSPVTGATINTSGRLLVRATRVGSGTTLAQIGRLVAQAQTGKAPIARLADRISAVFVPVVLVIAVVTFAVWLVLAGPAIGDAELRAAFTAAVAVLVIACPCALGLATPVGLLTGTGRGAQLGILIKGPQVLEDTRTVDTILLDKTGTVTTGQLAVDGTQAFSGFTRAGVLRLAGAVEAASEHPVARAIAEAAGSAAGPGNDAGKLPAVVGFHSAPGGGVTGTVEGRLITAGRTGWLRENGIAVTAAQQDALRAAEESGATAIWVAVDGAAAGIISLRDTLKPGSAAAIARLRGLGLRPILLTGDNAAVAAQAAAAVGISPEDVFAGVLPEGKVEAVRKLQAGGATVAMAGDGVNDAAALAQADLGIAMGSGTDVAIEAADLTVMGNDLGQVAQAIELSRRTLGTIKTNLFWAFFYNAVGIPVAALGLLNPMIAGAAMAASSVLVVANSLRLRSFGK; from the coding sequence GTGGATAAAGAGCAACTGCTGGACCAGCCGCAGGGCCGGGTGCTCGAGCTCGATATCGAGGGCATGACCTGCGCCTCCTGCGTCAGCCGCGTCGAACGCAAGCTCGGAAAGCTCGACGGAGTGGAGGCCACGGTCAACCTCCCGCTGGAATCCGCCCACGTCACGGTGCCCGCCGGCGTCACCGACGAGCAGATCACCGCCACGGTAGCCGCCGCCGGTTACAAGGCCACGGTCCGCGCCCCGCTGTATACGGGCCCAGTGCCTGCGACCGCCGAAATCCCCGCCGGCGGACCGGCGAAGCACCCAGGCGGCTCGGCGAGACACCCCGCGAGCCGCCTGCGTTCCCGGCTGATCCTCGCCGCCGTGCTGACCGTCCCGGTGGTCCTGATTTCGATGTTCCAGGCCTTCCAGTTCCCCAACTGGGGCTGGTTCGTGGGTGCGCTGGCCTTGCCCGTGGTCACCTGGTCGGCCTGGCCGTTCCACCGGGCCGCGGCCGTCAACGCCCGGCACCTTGCCTCCACGATGGATACCCTGGTGTCCATCGGAGTAACCGCGGCCTACGTCTTTTCAGCCTGGCAGCTGCTCGCGGACCCGTTGCTGACGGCCCACCCCGATATGACTGGCATGACCGGCATGGAAGGGATGGAGAGCGCGTCCGGCGGGCTCTACTTTGAAACCGCCGCGGTCGTCACCACGTTCCTGCTGCTGGGCCGCCATCTGGAGGCCAACGCCAAACTCAAGGCCGGCGATGCCCTCAAAGCCCTGCTGAATCTCGGCGCCAAGGATGCCACCATCCTCCGCGACGGCCAGGAGTACAAGGTCCCCGCCGACCGGCTGGACGTGGGTGATGTCATCGTGGTCCGCCCCGGCGAGAAGATCGCGACCGACGGCGTCGTCATTGACGGCTCCTCCGCCGTCGACGCCTCCCTTGTGACCGGCGAATCCGTTCCGGTCGAAGTCGGTCCGGACAGCCCTGTCACGGGCGCCACCATCAACACCTCGGGCCGGCTCCTCGTCCGCGCCACGCGCGTGGGCTCCGGGACCACCCTGGCCCAGATAGGCCGGCTCGTCGCCCAGGCACAGACCGGAAAGGCTCCGATCGCCCGTCTCGCGGACCGCATCAGCGCCGTGTTCGTGCCGGTCGTCCTGGTCATCGCCGTGGTCACCTTCGCCGTCTGGCTCGTGCTGGCAGGCCCGGCCATCGGCGACGCCGAACTCCGCGCCGCCTTCACGGCCGCCGTCGCCGTGCTGGTCATCGCCTGCCCCTGCGCCCTCGGGCTGGCCACTCCCGTCGGGCTCCTCACCGGAACCGGCCGGGGAGCACAACTGGGCATCCTCATCAAGGGCCCGCAGGTCCTCGAGGACACCAGGACGGTGGACACCATCCTGCTGGACAAGACCGGCACGGTGACCACCGGCCAGCTCGCCGTGGACGGCACCCAGGCGTTCTCCGGCTTCACCCGTGCCGGGGTCCTGCGCCTGGCCGGTGCTGTGGAGGCCGCCTCCGAGCACCCGGTCGCCCGGGCCATCGCCGAGGCGGCAGGTTCCGCGGCAGGCCCGGGCAACGACGCCGGGAAGCTCCCCGCCGTCGTCGGCTTCCATTCAGCCCCGGGCGGCGGAGTGACCGGAACCGTGGAAGGACGCCTCATCACGGCAGGCCGCACCGGCTGGCTGCGGGAGAACGGCATCGCCGTCACGGCGGCACAGCAGGATGCCCTCCGCGCGGCCGAGGAATCCGGAGCCACCGCCATCTGGGTTGCCGTGGACGGGGCCGCTGCGGGCATCATCAGCCTGCGGGACACCCTCAAGCCGGGCTCCGCCGCGGCGATCGCCAGGCTCCGGGGTCTCGGCCTCCGTCCGATCCTGCTGACCGGCGACAATGCCGCGGTGGCGGCGCAGGCGGCCGCCGCCGTCGGGATCAGCCCCGAGGATGTGTTTGCCGGCGTGCTGCCGGAGGGCAAGGTCGAGGCCGTGCGGAAGCTGCAGGCCGGCGGCGCCACCGTGGCCATGGCGGGGGACGGTGTGAACGATGCCGCGGCGCTGGCGCAGGCAGACCTGGGCATAGCGATGGGCTCGGGCACGGACGTGGCCATCGAGGCGGCCGACCTGACCGTCATGGGCAACGACCTCGGGCAGGTGGCACAGGCCATTGAACTGTCCCGCCGGACCCTCGGCACGATCAAGACAAACCTCTTCTGGGCCTTCTTCTACAACGCGGTCGGCATTCCCGTGGCGGCCCTGGGCCTGCTCAACCCCATGATCGCCGGCGCGGCGATGGCCGCGAGCTCCGTGCTTGTGGTGGCCAACTCGCTGCGGCTCCGCAGCTTCGGCAAATAG
- a CDS encoding cation transporter yields the protein MSTVSTTVDVSGMTCGHCVSSVSEELEALDGVEKVDVDLNSGGISTVTITSARALSPSEIGEAIAEAGYLVVANEA from the coding sequence ATGAGCACCGTTTCCACCACCGTCGACGTTTCCGGGATGACCTGCGGACACTGCGTGTCCTCCGTCAGCGAAGAACTCGAGGCCCTCGACGGCGTCGAAAAGGTCGACGTCGACCTCAACTCCGGCGGTATCTCCACCGTCACCATCACCTCGGCACGGGCGCTGTCCCCTTCCGAAATCGGCGAGGCCATCGCCGAGGCGGGCTACCTGGTGGTCGCCAACGAAGCCTGA
- a CDS encoding metal-sensitive transcriptional regulator produces MNESEVPLHAPVETEAQGQHGYSSNKEAYLRRLKRIEGQVRGIARMVDEDKYCIDILTQVAAVTKALHAVSLGLVEEHIGHCVVGAAAEPDPDLRAEAIDFKVKEATDAIGRLLR; encoded by the coding sequence ATGAACGAGTCCGAAGTTCCCCTCCATGCCCCGGTGGAGACGGAAGCGCAGGGGCAGCACGGCTATTCCTCCAACAAGGAGGCCTACCTGCGGCGGCTCAAACGGATTGAAGGCCAGGTGCGCGGCATCGCCCGGATGGTCGATGAGGACAAGTACTGCATCGACATCCTCACCCAGGTTGCCGCCGTGACCAAGGCCCTGCACGCCGTCAGCCTGGGGCTCGTGGAAGAACACATCGGCCACTGCGTGGTCGGTGCCGCCGCTGAACCGGACCCGGATCTGCGGGCCGAGGCGATTGACTTCAAGGTCAAAGAGGCCACCGATGCCATCGGCCGCCTGCTGCGGTAG
- a CDS encoding universal stress protein, with protein sequence MSSERSSGAAPLVVGVMPGQHPEVLETATSLAKSLAVPMICAYVDEASYLVEWDPARSAHRLSLHPDTDDAKIRAVTEGLQSTMEAACAGQGIEWSLRTLAGDPARAIGRLAAESGAAMIIVGTPERGLGHRLAAALNGSVAAWLSHHQEHPVLVVPARAADAGG encoded by the coding sequence ATGTCTTCAGAGCGCAGCAGCGGCGCGGCTCCCCTGGTGGTCGGGGTGATGCCCGGCCAGCATCCTGAGGTGCTGGAAACCGCAACATCACTGGCAAAGAGCCTCGCCGTCCCGATGATCTGTGCCTATGTGGACGAGGCGAGCTACCTCGTGGAGTGGGACCCGGCACGGTCCGCACATCGGCTTTCCCTGCACCCTGACACCGACGACGCCAAGATCCGGGCCGTGACCGAGGGTCTGCAGTCCACGATGGAGGCAGCCTGCGCAGGCCAGGGGATCGAGTGGTCCCTGCGGACCCTCGCCGGGGATCCCGCCCGGGCGATCGGCAGGCTCGCTGCCGAATCCGGCGCAGCCATGATCATCGTCGGGACACCAGAACGCGGGCTCGGCCACCGTCTCGCCGCGGCTCTCAACGGCTCTGTGGCTGCGTGGCTGAGCCATCACCAGGAGCATCCGGTCCTGGTCGTTCCGGCACGGGCCGCGGATGCCGGCGGGTGA
- a CDS encoding exo-alpha-sialidase — protein MATADSYVLAIGTRKGLWLATSPDRKEWSLSGPHFLMSEIPSIGIDTRGDRTRILVGVRSEHWGPTVFHSDDLGGTWDEPDQGAIRFPDDTGAALERVWQIHPDSAARPGVVWAGCEPISVWKSTDGGEHFELNRGLWNHPHRSEWGAGYGGAAAHSIVVDPTGEKVHVAMSTGGVYRSLDGGTSWEPRNKGISARFMPDPNPEFGQCVHKIAGDAAVDGRLYAQNHHGVYRSDDDAESWESIAEGLPADFGFVMLTHPRRAGTAWVIPLKADSERIPPDGKLAVHRTDDAGGSWKRLDTGLPEAEYNAVLRDAACVDSGEPAGVYFGTRGGSVYASDDEGEHFTEVASHLPDVLCVRAASVAAARLPGVSGMP, from the coding sequence ATGGCTACCGCAGACAGTTATGTCCTGGCGATCGGAACCCGGAAGGGGCTGTGGCTTGCCACCAGCCCCGACCGCAAGGAATGGTCGCTTTCCGGCCCGCACTTCCTGATGAGCGAAATCCCCAGCATCGGCATCGACACGCGCGGGGACCGGACCCGGATCCTGGTGGGAGTCCGTTCCGAGCACTGGGGCCCCACCGTCTTCCACTCCGATGACCTGGGCGGGACCTGGGACGAGCCGGACCAGGGCGCCATCCGCTTCCCTGACGACACCGGGGCTGCGCTGGAGCGGGTCTGGCAGATCCACCCGGACTCAGCGGCCCGGCCGGGAGTGGTCTGGGCCGGCTGCGAGCCGATCTCGGTCTGGAAATCAACCGACGGCGGTGAGCACTTCGAGCTCAACCGGGGGCTCTGGAACCACCCGCACCGCAGCGAATGGGGCGCCGGCTATGGCGGCGCCGCGGCCCACTCGATCGTCGTGGACCCGACGGGGGAGAAGGTGCACGTCGCCATGAGCACCGGCGGGGTTTACCGCTCGCTCGACGGCGGTACCTCCTGGGAGCCGCGTAACAAGGGGATTTCCGCCCGCTTCATGCCTGATCCCAACCCTGAATTCGGGCAGTGCGTCCATAAGATTGCCGGCGATGCCGCCGTCGACGGCCGTTTGTACGCGCAGAACCATCACGGCGTCTACCGCAGCGACGATGACGCCGAGAGTTGGGAGTCGATCGCCGAGGGGCTGCCGGCGGACTTCGGGTTCGTGATGCTGACGCATCCGCGCCGGGCCGGTACCGCCTGGGTGATTCCGTTGAAGGCCGACAGTGAAAGGATCCCGCCGGACGGCAAACTGGCCGTCCACCGGACCGACGACGCCGGCGGGAGCTGGAAGCGGCTGGACACCGGGCTTCCGGAAGCCGAGTACAACGCGGTGCTGCGCGACGCCGCCTGTGTCGATTCGGGCGAGCCGGCCGGCGTCTACTTCGGGACCCGGGGCGGAAGTGTCTATGCCAGCGACGATGAGGGCGAACACTTCACCGAGGTGGCCTCACACTTGCCGGATGTGCTGTGCGTGCGGGCAGCGTCCGTCGCGGCAGCCCGGCTCCCCGGCGTCTCCGGGATGCCGTGA
- a CDS encoding MoaD/ThiS family protein: MAPEISVLLPSVLQPLAGGQSILTAPADSAVTVKWLLDLVAGGYPALSRRLRDETGSVRRYVNIYVNGNEIRRLQGLATEVAPGQEVLIIQSVAGG; this comes from the coding sequence ATGGCGCCTGAAATCAGCGTGCTGCTGCCCAGCGTGCTCCAGCCGCTGGCCGGCGGGCAGTCCATCCTGACTGCGCCCGCCGACTCGGCGGTGACGGTGAAGTGGCTGCTGGATTTGGTAGCCGGAGGATATCCGGCGCTTTCAAGGCGGCTGCGGGACGAAACCGGCTCGGTCCGCCGCTACGTGAATATCTACGTCAACGGGAATGAGATCCGGCGGCTGCAGGGCCTGGCGACCGAGGTGGCCCCGGGCCAGGAGGTCCTGATCATCCAGTCCGTGGCCGGCGGCTGA
- a CDS encoding MFS transporter: MSKTLPSTTAATATPAGTPKKAALASFLGSAVEYYDFFIFGSAAALIFPKVFFPDADTNAAIMSFATFGFAYVARPVGAVILGHFGDRVGRRKVLMFTLLLMGASTFVIGCLPDFKSVGWWAPVLLVLARLCQGLSAAGEQAGASSMTLEHAPDNRRAFFTSWTLTGTQGGQILAALVFIPVLALPDDIKYGIGWRIPFWLSAVVVMVAFFIRRTLHEPPAFAEAQKTAQIAKLPVADLLKDHWRDVLRVIACAFIAAVSTVFGTLAISYAKNVAGVDGTTTLWLVVGANFVALGTQPLFGKLADRIGRKPVFVYGALASAVLTPVFLLSLESGSVPLMFLAAIGFFSFGYAASNAVWPSFYAEMFSTRVRFSGLAIGTQLGFLMAGFAPAIVAAMGGIQPGGWVQISIFTAIICVIAAVSALTAKETFKVPTRELGLR, from the coding sequence ATGAGCAAGACACTCCCGTCCACGACGGCGGCTACTGCCACCCCCGCCGGGACGCCCAAAAAGGCAGCCCTCGCCAGCTTCCTGGGCAGTGCCGTCGAATATTACGACTTCTTCATTTTCGGCTCGGCAGCCGCTCTGATCTTCCCCAAGGTCTTCTTCCCGGACGCCGACACCAACGCCGCAATCATGTCCTTCGCGACCTTCGGCTTCGCGTATGTGGCCCGTCCGGTAGGCGCCGTCATCCTGGGCCACTTCGGTGACCGGGTGGGCCGCCGGAAGGTCCTCATGTTCACGCTGCTGCTGATGGGCGCCTCGACGTTCGTCATCGGCTGCCTTCCGGACTTCAAGTCGGTCGGCTGGTGGGCTCCGGTGCTGCTGGTGCTGGCGCGTCTTTGCCAGGGCCTCTCCGCCGCGGGCGAGCAGGCCGGCGCCTCATCCATGACGCTCGAACACGCGCCTGACAACCGCCGTGCCTTCTTCACCTCCTGGACCCTGACCGGCACCCAGGGCGGCCAGATCCTCGCCGCCCTCGTCTTCATCCCCGTTCTAGCCCTGCCTGACGACATCAAGTACGGGATCGGCTGGCGCATCCCGTTCTGGCTCAGCGCCGTTGTGGTCATGGTGGCGTTCTTCATCCGCCGCACCCTGCACGAGCCGCCGGCCTTCGCGGAAGCCCAGAAGACCGCACAGATCGCCAAACTCCCGGTCGCCGACCTGCTCAAGGACCACTGGCGTGACGTCCTCCGCGTGATCGCCTGCGCCTTCATCGCCGCCGTCTCCACCGTCTTCGGCACCCTGGCCATCAGCTACGCCAAAAACGTCGCCGGTGTGGACGGCACCACCACGCTGTGGCTCGTCGTCGGAGCCAACTTCGTCGCCCTCGGCACGCAGCCGCTCTTCGGCAAGCTAGCGGACCGGATCGGCCGCAAGCCGGTCTTCGTCTACGGCGCACTGGCCAGCGCGGTCCTGACGCCGGTGTTCCTGCTGAGCCTGGAGTCCGGCAGCGTCCCGCTGATGTTCCTCGCCGCGATCGGCTTCTTCTCCTTCGGCTACGCGGCCTCCAACGCCGTCTGGCCTTCCTTCTACGCCGAGATGTTCAGCACCAGGGTCCGGTTCTCCGGCCTGGCAATCGGCACCCAGCTTGGCTTCCTGATGGCTGGCTTCGCCCCGGCGATCGTCGCAGCCATGGGCGGCATCCAGCCCGGCGGCTGGGTCCAGATCAGCATCTTCACAGCGATCATCTGCGTGATCGCCGCCGTCTCGGCCCTGACCGCCAAGGAAACCTTCAAGGTCCCCACCAGGGAACTCGGCCTGCGCTAG
- a CDS encoding IclR family transcriptional regulator, whose protein sequence is MVGKALGLLVLLGDEPRGASAAELSRRAELPFSTTYRLLGSLTRDGFVDYEPDGRRYRLGLRVFQLGQRVSNHHGFAGTALPVLRRVTEETGEATILSVRDGNHHLTVNKVDGPQTFRVTSDPGHLGALHTTSVGKALVAFADDATRARLVEELELDPLTEFSITDRDAFRAEIDLVRRRGYATMDEENELGMRALAVPVFDSQGHAFASLATAVPVFRMSMEALVALVPLLQSAAAELSARLPQR, encoded by the coding sequence ATGGTGGGCAAGGCCCTGGGGCTGCTGGTCCTGCTGGGCGACGAGCCCCGTGGCGCGAGTGCCGCCGAGCTGTCCCGCCGGGCCGAGCTGCCGTTCAGTACCACCTACCGCCTGCTCGGCTCCCTGACGCGGGACGGCTTCGTGGACTACGAGCCGGACGGCCGCCGCTACCGACTGGGCCTCCGCGTCTTCCAGCTTGGCCAGCGCGTCTCCAACCACCACGGTTTCGCCGGAACTGCCCTGCCGGTCCTGCGGCGAGTCACCGAAGAGACCGGGGAGGCCACCATCCTTTCCGTCCGCGACGGAAACCATCACCTGACCGTGAACAAGGTGGACGGCCCCCAGACCTTCCGCGTCACGAGCGACCCCGGACATCTGGGCGCACTGCACACCACCTCGGTGGGCAAGGCGCTGGTGGCCTTCGCTGATGACGCCACCCGCGCGCGGCTTGTCGAGGAGCTGGAGCTGGACCCGCTGACCGAGTTTTCCATCACCGACCGCGACGCCTTCCGGGCCGAGATCGACCTGGTCCGCCGCCGCGGCTACGCCACCATGGATGAGGAAAACGAGCTGGGGATGCGGGCCCTTGCCGTCCCGGTCTTCGACTCGCAGGGCCATGCCTTCGCCTCGCTGGCCACCGCCGTCCCCGTCTTCCGGATGAGCATGGAGGCCCTTGTGGCCCTCGTTCCGCTGCTGCAGTCCGCCGCGGCGGAGCTGTCGGCCAGGCTGCCCCAGCGATGA